The Topomyia yanbarensis strain Yona2022 chromosome 3, ASM3024719v1, whole genome shotgun sequence nucleotide sequence CAAACGGAATGACTCGTTCATTACTGCCTGCTCTAGTTGCAATTGCCTCCGCTCAGACTTCCTTTCTCTGCTTCTCTTGCTCTATCTTCCGCTCGTGATCCCCACGCTCCAAATCTATACGCTTCATCGGTAAAGCCTTCTGGGCATCAAGTCTCTCGAGCTGTAGGCGAGCCCTTTTTGCTCCAGCACTACAGGTTGAGGAGCTCGTTCCGGCTTTGCTGTTAGCCTTGCTTCCGGGTGCATCAATCACCGGAATATATGCCGATGGTCTCTGACAGTTTGGGCATGTAAACGGTCTGTCTGTCGATGCAATGTTGTCGTTTACACCCACACAGGTAAAATGCCACTATGAATCGCAGTGACAACAGCTTACAATCCGATCCGTGTCAGGTTCGTTGCGATGGGGGCACTTCCTGTACTATTCGGCATTGCTTCGTGGTTGGACGATGTTTTAGATTTGTTGGGCGGATTGATTAAACGGCTTTTCAGCCTGAATCAGCTAGAAGCTGTGGTAATCCTTCTTGTTCCCAACAATTTGTGCCGGTAGAATATTATCCCGTTGAAAGCTACAACTTGGATCAAAATGTTAATTTTCCGGGCGAACAAAGTCACACCACGTTTGTCCTAACCTTAAACTTTAACAGTCCGTCTCCGTACGTTCTGACCGAGCGTTATTCTTGTGCTACTATCACCTGTTAAGATTTATATTTCAGGgttaaaattaaaagaattgcTCTCCGACGTAGGTTCTACTTACGGGATATAAATTTTTGCTTGTGATGTTCAAGACTTCACTGTTCTATTTTTTTAACTTCTAACAAATTTCAtctatattttttcttatacCTTCCTTTTATCTCTACATGACGTCTATCTTTTTCTATCCTCCCATCTCAAACGgaccttttcccttttcctatCCTTCCATTTTAAACGGTCCTTGTTCTCTTTTCCTATCCTTCCATTTCAAATGGTCCTCACTACATCGAAATTGTCCTTCACCGACAGGTGATTGACCGTGGAGTTGATTGAAGGGGTCAGCGGGACATACCGGAAGAGTCGTCCAGGCGCTCAGGCAGAGTACACAGAGTTTGTACTTGTCCATTACCTTTAGAAATTTTCGTAGTGTGCATTTCACAGTCATCACAAAACCGCATTTTGTGGTCCGTTCTCTTgcaaaccaaagagaatagggaaagagacgaagagtgaaaatcagtcaaaacggcaacactccctttatgatgatttcaacactagaattttggcaaccgcttctacaggcagcactttaaatgactcctattatattttgaaaacaaaccgtatgtcgatcgatggatttgtttatcaaacgatgtgcatttcgaaacaaagagatgaaataattctaaagcttatttttactcatacatataggggaacatggggagacttgaccaggttttcagctaaaactgcataaatctctaaaaaagccttcaatcccccaaaaatcattcagatataatgcacaaagttattgcgcgtcttcatgattttttgcagaatttttaatttaatttttggaaagttacaaaagtttttctgtgatcgttttttctggtcaagtctccccattgcggggagacttgaccaaggcgtggggagacttgaccaagagaattttaaaaaatcataacaaaaaataatgacataaaacatactgtaattattttttccctattgtcgagatccttaggtagcagtaaaaaatataaaagggttgcatttgataaatttttatttttttaaatgcatttctttttaaggattaactgtactgcttgcattgcatgttcacacgtcacgaaatcagttcTACTATTGCTAATTTTGCttacaaatttaaaaatataaagactGATGTTTGgggtggaattttttttatggcgtgattaacattaacagtagataccaaagcataataaatattaggaattttgtatctttcttcagctgatcgccacttggtcaagtctccccataaaatcttggtcaagtctccccaacatgagttattgcgttcaatttcatgcgaattctagtaataactattccaatgttctagtttatgtaaaatcatttcactgcttcacaaggattaagatggtatattagtcctttaatagtaattagtagtcgattagatatgtccatacaaagtttgataaaaaattacatcatttaatgcaaatttattaatcacgtaatattttctgcaaggaaaggattttttactccaaactttcaaaattacctcaagggatcgaaacaagtataaaaatatttttgaaaaaaaattaagaatcgaatagaagacgccatagccgaaaaaagaattttgcgcttggtcaagtctccccatgttcccctactctagaatgcaccttacaatcacgattgaactaaattctgacgaaaattcaaatttcttttttgatagaagtacaatacttatctcctccaactcaggcatgagtaatgtttatttacattgcacgattggtctgctcaataaggtatttttggcttcacactattcgtctctttccctattctctttgttgCAAACGACACACGGCCTTTTTCTTTTGGGAACCAACGAGCAATGAGCTATGCACGACTGGATTTTTTGTGCGCTATGAGTGTGCACAAACTCCTTCTTTCTTTCCCTTCGACCACCTCCGACACTACTGATACAATTTCGTTCGTGAAATCAGTAAAAATTCTTAGGGTAGATCCCAACTTACCCCAGTTGAAGCACACCCAGTCCTTTTGATATTGGACGGCAGCTTACTGATTAACTCCTGAACCAGCATCGGGTTATTCGGATGATTTTCGAGATGATCACATAATTTTTTAATTGTATGTCAAACAGCTTGCGGAGGTCATCGGTCGCTTCAAAACCCGACGCTGGAAACCCATCTGTGTTGGAAAAATAAAAGAGTTAATATAGTATATTATAGCAAAACATAACATATATTAGGCACCTGGTCAGCCCCACCCTCTACAAATaaaccaatcgattcagcttgAAGAACATTCATAAAGCTGTGACACGCAAAACATTATCAGTAAAGAGTCCAAACAACAGGCTATTTTGTTCGGTACAATGCAATGGAAGCAATTAACGTTCTTAATGTCACGATACTTATCGGCTGAAATTTTAAGAAACTGATCCCTTAATTCACGGGCTTGGGCCATTAATTAATTACGTGACACTTGTGGGGTGGGGGTACGACAAAGTATGACATGTTGTGATATATGAGCGAAGGAGTAAGCTTACGTGTTtttaccgaagaaaaaaaatcaagcaatTTGTTGCGTACTGGTGAAGGGGGGTGGGGATAAAATAATTTGCGATAGGGGAGTAGAGGGAgtaaattttgggcaatttttgcgttacgtaatttatgaatggtcctttTAATGTACTTTGCATCCAAAACAATGTTCAGTTTGGACAAATCGGCGTTAAAAATCATTCATTCATTAATTATTCACCCAAAAAGCGATTACCGCACGCCTTTCATTACAAAAGCGAGTACTTGAGAACAATAAGACCATAATTATTTTCCATTCCGGCATTTGATTCACGAGCAGTTATATGAGTGTTCGCTTCTCCAGAAGACTCAGTGCAGTCAGTGAGAATGGCGTACAAATTTCATATCTCAAAATTCATTCGCCGTGTGCTCGAAAGAAGCACCTTTCATGGTGTATATCACGTGGCGAACAAGAAGAACAGTTTGTGTGAAAAGTAGAAATCGATCCCTGTTTGACTTTGGTGCTAGATACTATTTAGCCATTCACTTTTTAGAATATCATGGGGATTAGCCATTTTGCTAGCGGTCATCGGTATGTCCTATCTGTTGGTACTGTTTTGGATCCGGTATCTCACTAACCCAACGGTGATTTCACTGGATCGGAACTATCACGAATGGAACACAACTTTTCCCAGTCTTACGGTTTGCTTTCATGACCGTCTAAATGTTACTGCTCGGGATATACTAGTTGAAGAATTGAAACCAGAAGATCCTCAACGATTTGAACGTTTTTTGGCTCTGCTGGCAGAAGCAAATATTTTTCGACTTGAACCGCTGGTCGAGTTCGACGAGTACAGTGATCTGGATTTGCAAGCCGTGCTTAACCAAATCACCAATCACGTGAATACAACGGTAATTCTTGATAATGGCCTTGATGCGAAGACCTATCGGGTTGTGACGGAGTTGGGAATCTGTTACACGTTCAATTCGGCCATGGTTCGCTTCACAACGGTGGATGCATTGGACGAAGAAGATCTACCGAAAGGCTTAATACAGGTCAGCACCATGGAAAGGGACATTATGGCTTCTTTGAGTAATCTAACTTCCAACGGAGATGTAAGTAGTCGAATTTAACGTATTCGCTTTAATATTGAAGCATATCATCAATCTATCAGATCTTTTACCATGGACCGTATGAAGTGCCATCCTATCTAAAGCGATTAATAGTTACACTTTCGACGTCTGCTTTTCTGACGATTACATTCAAACCGGTCATCATTACTGCCGATGCCACCATTCAGAATCTGTACGTGCAACAGCGCAGGTGTCGGTTTCCCGATGAGTCCAATTTGGCACTTTTCCCGAATTACTATTCGCACAGCCTATGTTTGTTGGACTGCAGATTACGGTTATTTCTCAAATATTGTGGATGTGTACCGTACTTCTACAACTTGGAGGGTTGGTCAAGTGTTTGGGGTTTGCAAAGAATATTAAAGGTTTTTTTTGCTTGCAGTAAAAGTTCCGGTTTGTCGACTAAAACAACTAAGATGTGTAGTAGATAATCTTGGTAAGTTAAGAGACTCTAAGAAATTGTAGTTAAATTTAATGCTAATATTTACAGCCGAAATTCGCCAAACTCTTTCGTCGTGTGGTTGCCTGAAAGACTGTAATACGATCAGTTTCACCTTGCAAAATTACGTGATGTTTGATTGGTTTAATGACCCTTTAATCAAGTGGAACATGGAAACTCCAAAAGTACGATACAGTAGAAAAATTATATATGGTTTTGCTGATTTCATGGGTGGGTTGGTTAAAATGTCGCAGATCTAATGAATTCTAACAATATTACGTTTTTAGTATCTATCGGTGGTATTCATGGTTTGTTCTTCGGCGCAAGTGTCATATCGTTTATTGAATTGCTTTACTCTTTTATCAAAAATGTACTACAATCATTGATTCGATTTAGATCCAAAATGCAAGATAAAACAAGAGTAGGTTCTGTGAAACGGTCAACTGAATTACAGAATGACAAAATTAACGTTAAATTTAATGAACGCGTGACATATTGGTACTAGGAACGAAAATCTCGTGGATTACTTAAACGCTTACTGAGTGGAACCACATTGCATTAATTATACAATATATTTTATCATACAAATATCTATCGAGTGAATAGAAATCTCATCTACTTATTTCAGTGCGATGAAAAGCAATACAGCGTTGAAATACATCTGCAGGCGCATCGGTATGATAGACATTGCCAAAAAAATGCTCTGATCTAACTGTGGAAGTAAACAATGGAATCGCTTATTTGAGAGTTTGAGATTAAAATTGATAGTGTCTTGCAAGGACTATCTGGCTGACTGCGAGTCTtaaatagacttttctacggcttacgtacgtacacgtcacatgacacaaatactacttcactagctggtggaaaatagtaGACAAAGccggcaaaagtaaatgggattgttttcaaccagtaaGCTGCCCTGGTGTTCGTGAGACtggccgacaagaactcaatatcTGCAGTCTTGCAGTCCAAACTACAAGATGGTGCTAGTTTGTATGATTTCGAGATTCTTTTAGCCCTGCCATTCCAGCTTATGCGAAAGTAGCTAGTGTAAGTACTAAACCAAAGGCGCACAAGTCAACTGTTAAGAACGTCAAATTTACTTCTTAACCAAAACAAACTAGCAGTAATACTCGAATGCTTAATCTGAGCAATAGATAGCTAGTGACGTACTTTGCTCAGGAGAAAGACGTATCGCAATATTTGACGGTTCCAATGACACCAGTACGACAAAATCACCTTGCTCCGCTTCGAAGGAAAATTGTTGAATGGAGCGCTTTGACGTAATCTATACACACCTTAAAGCAGCTTTCCTTAAATCACAAACTGCTACTAGCAAAGATTAATCGATTAGGTTACTCTGACCAACTTAGTTGAAAACGGCTTACTGTCAAGACTGGACCATATCGGTTCTACTAATTTATCGACAGATATTCCACAAGGAAGTAATCTTGGACCGTtactattttcaaaaaatttacgcTGTTTGTCTGCTCATTCCAAAGGCGTTTCCCGCTTATTTGTGTAAACCTTTTCTGTGTATTCATGTATCGTATTGTAAGCTTCTTCCAAATCTATTGTTTACTATGTTTCAATTGCCGcaaagttctactgtatcgattttgttggctattttcggcaaatttaagattaagagaaacgaaagtaatgaaattaaaagacggataggtattctagagcgaatcagttataaatgaatggaaaactaggactaggcaggcttaTAAGAGAATGATCGAcaagaaatgtgaagaatcctttacCTTCTGCTAAGTAAAAGTTGAGCGTTGCACCCAAATCTAtcgcatggtcattgatagaacataactcatcgtcatgttttaccgccgacgccggcaaaaacattcttcacaaatcctcgcctagaacaaCCATGCGATCATGCTTTTCCCCACAGtttatagagaacagttgcgcaaagagtgaagccaaaaaaagtttacctatcgagcacaattggaatccacctctgatacctctgcagcaaagctggattctaattttgtTCGATAGATagacttttttggcttcactctctgcacactctttgcgtacctttatatTAAGGCCTTTCCCCTTCTGCTAGCGTTGGCTGTTCGCACAATTTGTAACGAAACTATGACAGATTGTTACACTGTAACTGTGAAAAAGATAGCTTTTGCATCCCAGCAAAGTACAGCTGGAAAATGAGCTACATCATTCAGCTGTggtcagcgatgccacatgtttttttgaaatgtctgtagaagaataactaaaatgtctgtaaaagtttgtagatggttgtgtaaatcctagctacactaaaattttactttaaaaatagattgaaagtagaattctattgtgaaggaatcactcgtattcgaaaacagttattctagtgcaattttactaaacactattacccttttaaaagtctgtagatctctggctacgtctgtaggagacatcaaaagtctgtaaaatacagacatgtctgtaaatctggcatcgctggctGTGGTGTATACAAAGTAGTAttgttctacaagatgacgacacgaatgaactcatgatgaatgaaattcatgtttgacaatagggatctttaatttggaaaaattgtgccagtttttcctatgtattggtagctggtgtccttacgagtacactcatatcatccTTAAagcttaattattcttttatgatttttaaattaaaaaaaaacaaattaaattcaaccagcaaactgacagttgtcctactaaatgacgtatctgcaaatgtctcgttcgcctcattgttaaccgggacagcaccccacacagcatgatctggtactttgtcaatctgCTAGCAACCTAGCAGATTGAcaaagtttcatctgcaaactatggtagatctgataaggcaacctacagggtcgtgcaagtcgcatgggtttggatgtgttattgtcctaaaaggaaacaaactaaaaaatgtttttttcaatagtttcgggccaaaaaattgaaaaaggactgagatattaactcacggtactaatctgcatcagaatatgccttaacccgcacacccctaaagatccctattctcggtggtttgtttactttgtcacttgcgtgagtgcgagtgcaacgggtgctcatctgttacattcgaactcacataactttcatgtaaacaaaccaccgagaattgtcaaacgaagttcatccgtctcattttgtagggttatgttggttggtgtaaaacctaatattgTGAATAAGGCCATCCGCTTTGTAAAACTGTTGCAAAGCCTGACCGAACATccaacctaggggcagatcacttgtgatgcattttaaaaaatcagcaaaattaaacgcatttctttccatcaaaatagaaattcatgaTGTATTTTGCATTGcgtgtaatgtattttgcgttgcgtgtaagacgtcaaaaccagagttaaaaataatcgaagctcttttttgacggctgaaaatgaacctgatgcgactcgagGTGAATGGAAAAagtattcattcaaatatcccttcttattcattcagttgaatatcgtacaatatattcatttcactaattatctaggaaaatgttttcaaatgccggaaaAGCATAtacaacaacaatcatcatcgcttacattgtgccagtgcctactttgatgcgtttgattcgttgctgcacggtcgcttcgtgtaataatcggagacgaatgaaaatctgtatagatgaatgggcggtttgttcgtttgacgttttcagctgcgtcactgaatattgaaaatgaatgcggctgaatatgatcaattttcattcaatgaatttgaatatttttaactctggtcaaaaccctacaaaaacttgccctacattcaacaaaacgtcgaacaaagtggatgaGCGTAGGACGtgtgttaaacaaacttttctgcgagggaatgcacagttgatgcaaaaatggaaattaaatgcattttccagccccctggcaaccctataccatcatatggagtttgacagcgacctacatatatggggcgttatagctataaagccccaaacaaagaattatgttcggcactatgctcgatattcaagcattccacacgacgttttgcatcttgtgggatgatttaatatcatatcattcagaaaatcgacattttgtaactaaatacagcttctaatcattcggttcaaaatcaatgttttgcctttcatggcagtgatgctggctgtacagagacgtcgtccttgacagggggctgcaTTTTTCTAATTCGATGCAAATTTGCTTTACATTTttaaagtgatctgcccctagcatCCAACGCATCGGTCTAACGTAGGATAACTTAATCTGACGGGGcggttgacgtaaacgattattgtcaataaagggccattaaacgtattacgaactgcaAAATTTAggccgccattatggcacgtaaaaagatggatacTATATTTAATAAATAGTTCTATAGGTTATACACTGTGTAGATTACTCTAGGGTGATTTAACCGGTTGTGGGCCCTATTTCGTATTTCACCTATAACAAattaaataagaaaaaaatctttttttattacatacatcgataatgctgattttcgtgattacaacaatgtttttttttccaactcaggaaacgtgaaaataaaatttaaattgaaaataaagaaatatgttgatagTCTTGATTtaacactatcagaagcatttgacatatcgaattgcacgacaaatgatgccctgtcagaaaaaatgaataaaagttttcctggttttcccacagggttatttttatttgacataaacaccatccaatgcatatagtttttttcattttgggggTTGctttgataggccagatgtaaataaccgcagttttcctatggttgtctatttttacataagatttatttaaaaaaacaaaaaaaatcgttttaagTATTacagcgaatttttttttgaaataatgttatattatggacctaaaatttatcgaatgaaaCGGAAAACTAtgtatagcttaatgacccaattcttcatatcggattgtttgtaatAATGTTGTTAGCAATAACCGAACTTGAAATTATAAATGCTATCGAGGCGAATTTTCAGCATCTGTCAACCCGTGATCATTTCACTGAAGTAAACATATTAGTCAAATTAAAGTTGTACAGGGACTGATCTCtgatggggttttcgattgattgaaaccggtgtagtggagtgcactgaaactgcaccgtttttgcactttctagcagaattgcagaaaactgggtatgttccattgacacttctgctagaaagtgcaaaaccagtgcaatccactacaccggtgtcaatcaatcgaaaatcccatgaTAAACTAAtaattttgcactttctagcagaagtgtcaatggaacatacccagttttctgcacttctgctagaaagtgcaaaaacggtgcagtttcagtgcactccactacaccggtgtcaatcaatcgaaaaccccaataGTCATATCACCTAATGACTAGCAGGAAAtttatggggttttcgattgattgacaccggtgtagtggattgcactggttttgcactttctagcagaattgtcaatggaacatacccagttttctgcacttctgctagaaagtgcaaaaacggtgcagtttcagtgcactccactacaccggtgtcaatcaatcgaaaaccccattagTTCcagtgactgtgagaatagggcccatgaAGTTATATTGGAAATCTACAGGAAGAATTTGGCGTCAAACAACGTAGAAACGGTAATAACCGAAATATCTCAACAAAACATATGATTAGAGCGTAGAAGTCAACTATCAACTATCGGTTTAACCGGGTATTTCCCTCAAAATGAATTTTGCCAGTTGGCTTATATGCGTAATCCTAAGTTTGTCGAAATATTTATTGTTCTGTTATTGTGTATAGAGCAAATATAATAATTCATTTCTACTCGCGACCGCTTACTTTTGTATACTTTACTACTCAATATAGACCaatggttttcaaccgggggtgaattcacccccaggggcAAATTAGACTATTGTAGGGGGTAAATCATACGGGacaaattttaacttgttatcCTAGTTTTTTCCTTGgatatttgtctttatatattgTTTGAGAGCTCAGGAACAGGTTTCGTGTAAAATTATGATTTTCACccaattgaaaatcattttcttcTGAGGGGGTAATGATGGTAAACTATTTTCAGCAAAGGGTACATCATggggatcaatattcggaaatGGGTACAtggaatgaaaaaggttgaaaaccactgataTAGAGCATGAGAAACCTGGAAATCACAAAAACATGTTAcgataacaaacaatatttttgtCGTCATGACAGGTAATTTGTCAAAACTTGACATAATTAATCCAAAAACATTTACATTGTTTCAAAATCCTAACTAGAAAGAAGAATTACATCAGCGGAATGCGTTATTAATTTTTGTTTGTATCTCAAGCTGAATTTGTTATACGATTGCTAAACTATTACAGTAACATTTGTTCCACAAATCATAAacaatttcatttaaattttgcCTCGTTCGTGCCTTTTACCCCATTTCTCTCAAAAGTAACTCAGTACCGTTGAAACAAGATACTACACAACCAGCGACTGGAAGTTGCACGAACACCAAGCTAAACAGACAGACGAACGTCAAAATCCGGCCCAGCCTGAcacatatttatttttatataagacgaattttgttttcatttcactGAAGTAAACATATCCTACTCTGGTCGATTTGTAAGTGGGCAGTATTCGTGTTTAGCTCAGGTACACGCACAGAGCTTCGTAGCAAATGTGGTGTTTTCATCTGATTTACTTTTCTGCTGGTAATAGTAGCTTAATTACTACCTAATCTATCGAGTGAATTCGATTTGTCGAGGAACCAAAAAAACGAACAACCGTGATTAGTTGTTTTTCGTTCTTTTGCGTGATTGGAGATAAGCTAAACTGATAAATTTGTAATCTATCATTGACGGGGGGTTCGAATGGAGTGCGTGACCCGAAGAGAATCTCAGTGCAAATcgattttgggtcgctgataGTGGTACGGACGAAGAGGCGTATACTATTTGCATCATAACACATCGGAGATTGTTCGCTTCATTTACTGCCGTCTCGTCGCCGTTGGAGTCATCGTCGAGCAATTAAACTATACTTGGGTGAGTAACATTTGTTCCGTGTTATCCGCTCGCTGTGTGGTTGTTGGATTTACTATCACTGTTTACTCCATACAAAATAGGGTGCTAATTTCAACACCAATTTGTTATGTCAGTGCACAATTTGCAGTCTCGTTGAAAGTATCCGCATGAGTACTGGAAGGGTGAAAGAAAGTGCCGTTTTTAATTTTGCTGAACGTGCTGACCCCATGGTTCGGCCATGAAAATATCATTATCGTGGCAATAGTAAAATGAATATTTATCGTGCGCaattattttgttattcatactATTCCCGCATTCTTTTCCGTTACTTATTTTGGTGCAGTTTTTGATTCAGACACTAGAACGTAAGATTTAACTGCATCTAGCCACAACTAAACCTGGCACGTGCATCTTACTTTAACATATTAGTAAGATTATTTTTATAAGTTGAATAGAAGCATGGATTGATACGTGCGTCAGTCTGTCAAAGCAAGCGTGCTTTATAAATACTACTGATAAGCCCTAATAAATACTATCAAAAGGTTAGTGGTGTGTGTTTGCGATGATTTTTGGCATTGTTTTATTAGTGAACTATGACCCCCGTA carries:
- the LOC131688251 gene encoding sodium channel protein Nach-like; translated protein: MAYKFHISKFIRRVLERSTFHGVYHVANKKNSLCEKISWGLAILLAVIGMSYLLVLFWIRYLTNPTVISLDRNYHEWNTTFPSLTVCFHDRLNVTARDILVEELKPEDPQRFERFLALLAEANIFRLEPLVEFDEYSDLDLQAVLNQITNHVNTTVILDNGLDAKTYRVVTELGICYTFNSAMVRFTTVDALDEEDLPKGLIQVSTMERDIMASLSNLTSNGDIFYHGPYEVPSYLKRLIVTLSTSAFLTITFKPVIITADATIQNLYVQQRRCRFPDESNLALFPNYYSHSLCLLDCRLRLFLKYCGCVPYFYNLEVKVPVCRLKQLRCVVDNLAEIRQTLSSCGCLKDCNTISFTLQNYVMFDWFNDPLIKWNMETPKVRYSRKIIYGFADFMVSIGGIHGLFFGASVISFIELLYSFIKNVLQSLIRFRSKMQDKTRVGSVKRSTELQNDKINVKFNERVTYWY